GCGTCGGGCTCCAGCCCGGCCATGACCTTCGGCACGCCGTAGACGAGGGTGGTGAGCCCGTCGAGCGACCAGTGCGTGTCGAGGCCCTCCAGCAGCAGCCGCAGCGACTCGCGCCCCTCGTCGTCCAGCGACGACAGCAGCTCGGCGTCGGGCTCCTCGCGCACGAGGGTCCGCTGGTCGGCCGGGACCTGGGTGGTGATCCAGTTCTCGGCGCGGTCCAGCCGCGGCCGCACCTCGTCGAGCGAGGCCAGCGGCTGCGAGGGGTCCAGGTCGGTCAGGATGCGCAGGGTCTGCTCGTCGTGCCCGCCGGTGATGTCGACCACCGACGCGAGCGTCCGGTACGCCAACGGCCGCGGGGTGCGCGGCAGTTCGGCCCCGGCCGTCCGCACGGCGCGGGTGTGCGCGGCGGCGTCGGCGGGCAGCACGGTGCCGTCGGCGACCTTGGCCTCCAGCTTGTCCCACTCGTCGTAGAGCCGCTGGATCTCCTGGTCGAACGCGATCTTGAAGGACTGGTTCGGGCGGCGGCGCGCGTACAGCCAGCGCAGCAGCTGCGGCTCCATGATCTTCAGCGCGTCGGCCGGGGTGGGGACCCCGCCCTTGCTGGAGGACATCTTCGCCATGCCGCTGATGCCGACGAACGCGTACATCGGCCCGATCGGCTGCTCGCCGCCGAAGATGTGCACGATCTGGCCGCCGACCTGGAAGGACGAGCCGGGCGAGGAGTGGTCCACGCCCGAGGGCTCGAAGACGACGCCCTCGAAGGCCCACCGCATCGGCCAGTCGACCTTCCAGACGAGCTTGCCGCGGTTGAACTCGCTGAGCTTGACCGTCTCGGTGAACCCGTCCTCGTCGCAGACGTAGGTCAGCTCCGTGGTGCCGTCGTCGTACGAGGTGACCTTGGTGAAGTCCTTGCCGCACTGCCCGCAGTACGGCTTGTACGGGAAGTAGCCGCCCTCGCCGGTGCTGCCGTCGTCCTCGGCGGCGGCGCCGGAGCCCTCGGCGGCCTCCAGCTCGGCCTCGTCGACCTGCTTCTGCTGGGGCTTCTTGCCGCCCGGCTTCTGCTTGGTCCGGTACTGGTCGAGGACGGCGTCGATGTCGCCGCGGTGCTTCATCGCGTGCAGCACCTGCTCGCGGTAGACACCGGCCGTGTACTGCTCGGTCTGGCTGATCGGGTCGTACTCGACGCCCAGCTCGGCCAGCGCCTCGACCATCGCGGCCTTGAAGTGCTCGGCCCAGCTGCCGTACGGCGACCCGGCCGGGGCGGGGACGGCCGTCAGCGGCTTGCCGATGTGCTCGGCCCACGACCCGTCGACGCCCGGGACGCCGGCCGGCACCTTGCGGTAGCGGTCGTAGTCGTCCCACGAGATCAGGTGGCGCACCTCGATGCCGCGGCGGCGGATCTCGTCGGCGACCAGGTGCGGGGTCATGACCTCGCGCAGGTTGCCCAGGTGGATGGGGCCGGAAGGGGAGAGTCCGGACGCGACGACGACAGGTTTGCCGGGTGCTCGGCGCTCCGCCTCGGCGATGACCTCGTCCGCGAAACGGGAGACCCAGTCGGTCTCGGTGCTGCTCTGAGCCACGACACGTCCTTCTATCTCGAATGCTGGCTTCAGCCATTCTCCCAGACGGAACAGGTCACTCCGGGGTTGCTTCCGTCCCGCGGATTCCCACGGGAAACCGATGGCCCCCGCGTGGGATACTCGGCACTTGTCGGAACAACCAAGTGCACCCACCGGCACGACCTCACAGGAACGGCAGCTCATGGCCTCGGTCCCTTCCCTCGCTTCCTCCGTCGATCAGCGCGTCGCGGACGCCCTCGCCTCCGCCCTGCCGGAGGCCGGTGCCGCCGACCCGCTGCTGCGACGAAGCGACCGGGCCGACTTCCAGGCCAACGGCATCCTGGCCCTCGCGAAGAAGGCCAAGGCCAACCCGCGCGAGCTGGCCGCGACCGTGGTCGACGCCATCGCCTCCGGTGACCTGATCCGCGAGATCGAGGTCTCCGGCCCCGGCTTCCTCAACATCACCGTCTCCGACCGCGCGATCATCGAGACCCTGGCCGCACGCGCCGCGGACGACCGCCTCGGCGTCCCGCTCGCAGAGCACCCGGGCACCACGGTGATCGACTACGCCCAGCCGAACGTGGCCAAGGAGATGCACGTCGGCCACCTGCGGTCCGCCGTGATCGGCGCCGCGATGGTCGAGATCCTGGAGTTCACCGGCGAGAAGGTGGTCCGCCGCCACCACATCGGCGACTGGGGCACCCAGTTCGGCATGCTCATCCAGTACCTCCTGGAGCACCCGCACGAGCTGGACCACAAGGCCGACGGCGAGGTCTCCGGCGAGGAGGCCATGTCCAACCTGAACCGCCTCTACAAGGCCTCGCGCGCCCTCTTCGACTCCGACGAGGAGTTCAAGACCCGCGCCCGGGCCCGCGTCGTCGACCTCCAGGCCGGCGAGCCGGAGACCCTCGCGCTGTGGCAGCGGTTCGTGGACGAGTCGAAGATCTACTTCTACTCCGTCTTCGACAAGCTGGACATGGACATCCAGGACCCGGACGTGGTCGGCG
Above is a window of Streptomyces subrutilus DNA encoding:
- the lysS gene encoding lysine--tRNA ligase; translated protein: MAQSSTETDWVSRFADEVIAEAERRAPGKPVVVASGLSPSGPIHLGNLREVMTPHLVADEIRRRGIEVRHLISWDDYDRYRKVPAGVPGVDGSWAEHIGKPLTAVPAPAGSPYGSWAEHFKAAMVEALAELGVEYDPISQTEQYTAGVYREQVLHAMKHRGDIDAVLDQYRTKQKPGGKKPQQKQVDEAELEAAEGSGAAAEDDGSTGEGGYFPYKPYCGQCGKDFTKVTSYDDGTTELTYVCDEDGFTETVKLSEFNRGKLVWKVDWPMRWAFEGVVFEPSGVDHSSPGSSFQVGGQIVHIFGGEQPIGPMYAFVGISGMAKMSSSKGGVPTPADALKIMEPQLLRWLYARRRPNQSFKIAFDQEIQRLYDEWDKLEAKVADGTVLPADAAAHTRAVRTAGAELPRTPRPLAYRTLASVVDITGGHDEQTLRILTDLDPSQPLASLDEVRPRLDRAENWITTQVPADQRTLVREEPDAELLSSLDDEGRESLRLLLEGLDTHWSLDGLTTLVYGVPKVMAGLEPDAKPTPELKVAQRTFFALLYRLLVTRETGPRLPTLLLAVGADRVRKLLAV